In the Alkalibacter saccharofermentans DSM 14828 genome, one interval contains:
- a CDS encoding fumarylacetoacetate hydrolase family protein — translation MKLANYSIKGSSDTKLGLLTDNGIVDLTELGVSTPHQNMIELIERYEEFRPRLLSALERNDINYISEDKIKLESPIPYPRRNVFCIGKNYLDHAEEIKSLPGAPSQIPQFPIYFTKVAYPSIGPEDTILNHREITDSIDYEVELAVIIGKKGLNIHMENAEEHIFGYTVGNDISIRNIQMKHTQWFKGKSFDTCCPLGPVIVTADEIAYPPDLTITSKVNGEIRQSSKTSKLIFSISELISDLSKGMTLYPGDIILTGTPAGVGFGFDPPKTLKPGDEIACEIEGIGKLVNYIEK, via the coding sequence ATGAAACTAGCAAATTACAGCATCAAGGGCTCAAGTGATACGAAGCTTGGCTTGCTTACAGACAATGGAATAGTCGATTTAACAGAACTAGGCGTGTCCACGCCTCACCAAAACATGATAGAACTTATAGAAAGATACGAAGAATTTAGGCCACGGCTTCTATCTGCTTTGGAGAGGAATGATATTAACTATATCTCAGAAGATAAGATAAAGCTTGAGAGCCCCATCCCTTATCCACGGCGAAATGTATTCTGCATAGGAAAAAACTACCTGGATCACGCAGAAGAAATAAAGTCCCTGCCTGGAGCGCCATCACAAATCCCCCAGTTCCCAATCTACTTCACTAAGGTTGCGTATCCTTCAATAGGGCCTGAAGACACGATACTAAATCACAGGGAAATAACCGACTCAATCGACTATGAGGTTGAGCTGGCAGTTATAATTGGTAAAAAAGGTCTTAATATTCATATGGAAAATGCTGAAGAGCATATATTCGGCTATACCGTGGGAAACGATATCTCCATAAGGAACATCCAGATGAAGCATACCCAGTGGTTTAAGGGAAAGAGTTTCGATACCTGCTGTCCATTGGGACCGGTAATAGTAACAGCAGATGAGATAGCCTATCCTCCTGATCTTACGATTACATCCAAAGTCAACGGAGAAATAAGGCAAAGCTCCAAAACCTCCAAGCTTATATTTAGCATATCAGAGCTAATAAGCGACCTTTCCAAGGGAATGACCCTATACCCAGGAGATATCATTCTTACCGGAACGCCTGCCGGAGTGGGATTTGGTTTTGATCCTCCAAAAACCCTAAAGCCCGGTGACGAGATAGCCTGTGAGATTGAAGGCATAGGCAAACTGGTAAACTACATCGAAAAATAA
- the asnS gene encoding asparagine--tRNA ligase translates to MKYDLIRNFYYNKEDYSDKEVTISGWIRTIRDSNKFGFIEINDGTSFKGIQAVYDDSLPNFSEIGKYPVATAIVAKGKFVLTPESKQPFEIKATSISLEAPSDSKYPLQKKRHTLEYLRTIAHLRPRSNTFAAVFRVRSLASYAVHKFFQEKGFVNVHTPIITASDAEGAGEMFKVTTLDLLDIPRDDRKEVDFTKDFFEKPASLTVSGQLEGEIFALAFRNIYTFGPTFRAENSNTPRHAAEFWMIEPEIAFADIKDDMDLAEEMIKYLIRFVLENAPQEMEFFNSFIDKGLKDRLEGILKSDFERVTYTEAIRLLKESGKEFEYPVEWGSDLQTEHERYLTEVVFKKPVFVTDYPKEIKAFYMRLNEDDKTVAAMDLLVPGVGEIIGGSQREERLEVLKEKILKNGLKEEDYWWYLELRKYGGVKHAGFGLGFERLIMYLTGMSNIRDVIPFPRTVGNAEF, encoded by the coding sequence ATGAAATATGATCTCATCAGAAATTTTTACTACAATAAAGAAGATTATTCGGATAAGGAAGTCACAATAAGCGGATGGATAAGAACCATAAGGGATTCAAACAAGTTTGGATTCATCGAAATAAATGATGGAACATCTTTTAAAGGAATACAGGCAGTATACGATGACAGCCTGCCTAATTTCTCTGAGATAGGAAAGTATCCCGTAGCTACGGCTATTGTCGCAAAAGGAAAGTTTGTCCTCACGCCGGAAAGCAAACAGCCATTTGAGATAAAGGCAACATCCATTTCATTGGAAGCGCCATCGGATTCCAAGTACCCTTTGCAGAAAAAAAGACATACTCTGGAGTATTTAAGGACTATTGCCCACTTGCGGCCTAGGAGCAATACATTTGCTGCAGTTTTTAGGGTTAGAAGCTTGGCATCCTACGCCGTTCACAAGTTTTTTCAAGAGAAGGGTTTTGTCAACGTCCATACTCCAATAATTACCGCAAGTGACGCAGAAGGTGCGGGAGAGATGTTTAAGGTAACCACCCTGGATCTTTTGGATATTCCAAGAGATGACAGGAAAGAAGTGGATTTCACCAAGGATTTTTTTGAGAAGCCTGCAAGTCTAACCGTCAGCGGCCAGCTCGAAGGGGAGATATTTGCCCTTGCATTCAGAAACATATACACATTTGGTCCAACGTTTAGGGCTGAAAACTCAAACACGCCTAGACATGCCGCCGAATTTTGGATGATAGAGCCGGAAATAGCTTTTGCAGACATTAAAGACGATATGGATCTTGCAGAGGAGATGATAAAATATCTCATCAGATTCGTCCTTGAAAATGCCCCTCAGGAAATGGAGTTTTTCAACTCCTTCATAGACAAGGGTTTGAAGGATAGATTAGAGGGAATCTTAAAAAGTGATTTTGAAAGAGTGACTTATACTGAAGCTATCCGGCTTTTAAAGGAGTCGGGAAAAGAGTTTGAATATCCGGTGGAATGGGGTAGCGATCTTCAGACGGAGCATGAGAGATATTTGACAGAAGTTGTATTTAAAAAACCCGTATTTGTCACAGATTATCCAAAGGAGATAAAGGCGTTTTATATGAGACTGAACGAAGATGACAAAACGGTGGCCGCTATGGACCTGTTGGTTCCAGGAGTTGGCGAAATCATAGGAGGAAGCCAGAGGGAAGAGCGTTTAGAGGTACTTAAAGAAAAGATACTTAAAAACGGTCTGAAGGAGGAAGATTATTGGTGGTACTTGGAGCTTAGAAAATACGGTGGAGTAAAGCATGCAGGATTTGGTCTGGGGTTTGAAAGGCTTATCATGTATTTAACAGGAATGAGCAACATAAGAGACGTTATACCATTTCCAAGAACAGTCGGCAATGCAGAATTTTAG
- a CDS encoding Crp/Fnr family transcriptional regulator — protein MDNIPITQEHILDLPEELYEIFNTKQVKLYNKHQMVYRQGEAAEGFYFLKSGKIKVFVNSPEGLEKNLAVYNRGDVFGEASFFDGYPRISSAKAITDCEIIMMDKSDLLDLFKKKPLLALKFIETLSKKVRMLSNEIDSMSFLAADKRIAGFLLELSQSLNGEIEISQEDIGVAVGVSRVTVSRVLGSFAAKGWIKTMYKKILIMDHDALLNFTRT, from the coding sequence ATGGACAACATACCAATAACCCAAGAACATATACTAGATCTACCTGAAGAGCTCTACGAAATATTTAATACCAAGCAAGTAAAGCTTTATAACAAACATCAGATGGTTTATAGACAGGGAGAAGCTGCAGAAGGATTTTATTTTTTAAAAAGTGGCAAGATAAAAGTATTCGTAAATTCCCCTGAAGGTCTCGAAAAAAATCTGGCTGTATATAACAGGGGAGATGTTTTCGGCGAGGCATCATTTTTTGACGGGTATCCTAGAATATCTTCTGCCAAGGCGATAACTGACTGTGAGATAATTATGATGGATAAATCGGATCTCTTAGATCTATTTAAGAAAAAGCCGTTGTTGGCTTTAAAGTTCATAGAAACCCTTTCAAAGAAAGTGAGAATGCTTTCAAATGAAATAGACAGCATGTCATTTTTGGCTGCTGACAAGAGGATTGCAGGATTTTTGTTGGAGCTTTCACAAAGCTTAAATGGAGAAATAGAAATCAGTCAGGAGGACATAGGCGTAGCCGTTGGTGTAAGCAGGGTCACTGTCAGCAGAGTCCTTGGAAGCTTTGCCGCAAAGGGCTGGATAAAGACGATGTATAAGAAAATTTTGATTATGGATCATGACGCACTCTTAAATTTCACCCGGACCTAA
- a CDS encoding 3-isopropylmalate dehydratase large subunit, with amino-acid sequence MGKTIAEKIFDSHRVEEPFPDTHVLKLDRVFCHEITTPIAITDLMARGMDRVFDPTKIKAVIDHVTPAKDSKTAEQGKIMREWAKRHGIKDFFDVGRNGVCHAIFPEKGFVRPGYTVIMGDSHTCTHGAFGAFAAGVGTTDLEVGILKGVCSFHFPKTIKFVLNGELKPGVYAKDVILFIIKQLTVNGATNKVIEFTGPIVEKMSMESRMTICNMAIEAGGTCGICYPDMTTVDYLWDFIKDEYSTKEEALADYSKWVSDEDAEYEEIYEYDMSELEPMVTFGYKPDQVKSVKDMEGTKVDQIYIGSCTNGRIEDLRVAAKVLEGKKISDDVRGIVSPATPKIYSMALKEGIIDIFQDAGFCVTNPTCGACLGMSNGVLAEGEVCASTTNRNFNGRMGKGGTVHLMSPATAAATAIAGAITNSELFEA; translated from the coding sequence ATGGGAAAAACAATTGCAGAAAAGATTTTTGATTCTCACAGAGTAGAAGAGCCGTTTCCGGATACACATGTTTTAAAATTGGACAGGGTTTTTTGTCATGAAATCACTACGCCTATTGCTATTACAGATCTTATGGCAAGAGGCATGGACAGAGTCTTTGACCCAACAAAGATAAAAGCGGTAATAGACCATGTAACACCTGCCAAAGATTCAAAGACAGCAGAACAGGGAAAGATAATGAGAGAGTGGGCTAAAAGACACGGAATTAAAGACTTTTTCGACGTTGGAAGAAACGGCGTATGTCACGCTATTTTTCCGGAGAAAGGATTTGTAAGACCTGGCTACACCGTTATAATGGGTGATTCTCATACGTGTACCCATGGAGCATTTGGGGCTTTTGCAGCGGGTGTAGGAACAACAGATCTGGAGGTAGGAATACTTAAGGGCGTGTGCTCATTCCACTTCCCCAAGACCATCAAGTTCGTCCTCAATGGAGAGCTAAAGCCGGGAGTTTATGCAAAGGACGTTATACTATTTATCATAAAGCAGCTTACGGTTAATGGAGCGACCAACAAGGTAATAGAGTTTACCGGACCGATAGTAGAAAAGATGTCTATGGAGTCTAGGATGACAATCTGCAACATGGCCATCGAGGCTGGTGGAACCTGCGGCATCTGTTATCCGGATATGACTACAGTTGATTATCTGTGGGATTTCATCAAGGATGAGTACTCAACAAAGGAAGAAGCGCTTGCAGATTATTCGAAATGGGTATCTGATGAAGATGCCGAGTATGAAGAAATTTACGAATACGACATGTCAGAGCTTGAGCCAATGGTAACTTTCGGCTATAAACCGGATCAAGTTAAGTCTGTCAAGGATATGGAAGGTACAAAGGTCGACCAGATATATATCGGAAGCTGTACCAATGGAAGAATCGAAGACCTGAGAGTGGCGGCTAAAGTTCTTGAAGGAAAGAAAATAAGCGACGATGTCCGTGGCATAGTAAGCCCGGCAACTCCCAAGATCTACTCCATGGCACTTAAAGAAGGCATCATAGATATTTTTCAGGATGCTGGTTTCTGCGTAACTAATCCTACGTGCGGTGCATGCCTTGGCATGAGCAACGGAGTTTTGGCAGAGGGTGAAGTCTGTGCTTCCACTACTAACCGTAACTTTAACGGCAGGATGGGCAAGGGCGGTACGGTTCATCTTATGAGCCCGGCGACAGCAGCTGCAACAGCCATTGCAGGAGCAATTACAAATTCCGAGCTTTTCGAGGCTTAG
- a CDS encoding 3-isopropylmalate dehydratase small subunit has protein sequence MKNFSGKVLFLDRSDINTDEIIPARYLTEITKEALKPFLLEDLSLPGFDSATDIKDKAVIVTRENFGCGSSREHAPWALEVNGINVVLAESFARIFRQNMYNCGMFAIELPKEKIDYLFKNYAGKDTSIEIDIDNEKLVVSALEKSEEIEFSVGGFDKTLVREGGWVGYADKKY, from the coding sequence ATGAAGAATTTTAGTGGAAAAGTACTGTTTTTGGACAGAAGCGACATAAATACCGATGAAATAATACCCGCAAGGTATCTTACTGAAATTACAAAAGAAGCGCTAAAGCCGTTTTTGCTGGAAGATTTGAGCTTGCCCGGCTTCGACAGCGCAACAGACATAAAGGATAAGGCAGTTATCGTCACGAGAGAAAACTTTGGTTGTGGATCCTCTAGAGAACATGCTCCGTGGGCGTTAGAGGTAAACGGAATAAACGTCGTATTAGCCGAAAGCTTCGCAAGGATCTTCAGGCAGAATATGTACAATTGCGGGATGTTTGCAATTGAGCTTCCCAAGGAAAAGATAGATTACTTGTTTAAAAATTATGCCGGCAAGGACACATCTATTGAGATTGATATAGACAACGAAAAGCTCGTCGTAAGCGCGCTTGAAAAGTCAGAAGAAATCGAGTTTTCCGTCGGAGGATTTGATAAGACTTTAGTTAGAGAAGGCGGATGGGTAGGCTACGCAGATAAAAAGTACTGA
- a CDS encoding MBL fold metallo-hydrolase, giving the protein MSLIHVTGNTYCIDLGYSYVGLYRIGKNDAVLLDTGRPGEEGDILLNAIRENNIIIKAIISTHAHIDHVGNNSLLKNHFNSTIAMHFNEAGLCFSDLSIKNANPILDLHHAKRFYSNMVCKTDRLILDSDDKITFEGADFSIFHAPGHSPGHICVITPDGVAYLGDALLGKSSLRAAKLPYAFSHSADIKSKEQLRGLKADGYILSHKDILGDISPLIDSGIKKVNDTTTRVFRLIEGEMEFGAILKKAISEFNIRIDSYEKYARVERLFRPFLEYLVETNQVVLYSKDGCLYYSTI; this is encoded by the coding sequence ATGTCGCTAATTCATGTTACTGGAAACACCTACTGCATAGATTTAGGATATTCATATGTAGGCTTATATAGAATAGGAAAAAACGATGCAGTCCTTCTCGATACCGGAAGACCCGGTGAAGAGGGAGATATTTTGCTTAATGCAATACGTGAAAATAACATTATAATCAAAGCTATCATCTCAACCCATGCCCACATCGACCATGTGGGTAACAATTCTTTATTGAAAAACCACTTCAATTCCACCATTGCCATGCACTTTAACGAGGCTGGGTTGTGCTTTTCAGATCTTTCGATTAAAAACGCCAATCCAATCCTGGATCTGCACCATGCCAAAAGATTTTATTCCAACATGGTGTGCAAAACTGACCGGCTTATACTCGATTCTGACGATAAGATAACCTTCGAAGGCGCGGATTTTTCCATATTCCATGCCCCAGGGCATTCTCCAGGTCATATCTGTGTAATCACCCCAGATGGTGTAGCATACCTTGGAGACGCACTGCTTGGCAAAAGCTCTCTTAGAGCCGCCAAGCTTCCCTATGCTTTTTCCCACAGCGCTGATATTAAAAGCAAGGAACAACTACGGGGTTTAAAAGCGGATGGATACATACTTTCTCACAAGGATATTTTGGGAGACATATCCCCCCTTATAGATTCGGGCATAAAAAAAGTCAATGATACAACCACTAGGGTTTTTAGGCTCATTGAAGGTGAAATGGAATTTGGAGCTATCTTAAAAAAAGCCATCTCTGAATTTAATATCCGCATAGATTCATATGAAAAATACGCCCGGGTCGAAAGACTCTTTAGGCCATTTCTAGAGTATCTGGTAGAGACAAACCAAGTAGTTCTTTACTCTAAAGACGGCTGCCTTTATTATTCTACCATATAG
- a CDS encoding helix-turn-helix domain-containing protein, producing MCIGEKIRCLREEKNMTQKQLAEILGISQQAVGKWEKGINEPDFETIVKLCDIFGVASDYILGRIETASPTPKEQIVELLKRPEFKDAAIAFQDYHDWTEDEIQSIADFIEGKRLLKEKKKLSNYIFLNLE from the coding sequence ATGTGCATAGGCGAAAAAATTCGTTGCTTAAGAGAAGAAAAAAATATGACTCAAAAACAACTTGCTGAAATCTTAGGAATTTCTCAGCAAGCGGTCGGAAAATGGGAAAAGGGTATAAACGAGCCTGATTTTGAGACTATTGTAAAGCTATGTGATATTTTTGGTGTTGCATCAGATTATATATTAGGAAGAATTGAAACAGCGAGCCCCACGCCTAAAGAGCAGATTGTTGAATTGCTCAAAAGACCTGAGTTTAAAGATGCAGCTATTGCATTCCAAGATTATCATGATTGGACAGAGGATGAGATCCAGTCAATCGCAGACTTTATTGAAGGAAAGCGACTGCTGAAAGAGAAAAAAAAGCTAAGCAACTATATTTTTTTAAATCTTGAGTAA
- a CDS encoding bifunctional diguanylate cyclase/phosphohydrolase: MHLKKSYKKKTKVVIISILLLIYIISYPHVYDIITVLNGSALLALTLSLPLVDGYRGMIISILFNLVVAATSFFRILANPHTMYYGLMFTQISIIVASIIIGLLVENLNQKRADIETLTFKDVTTGLHNKKYMFKYLHELSEAADKSPIGILVFDVFPIAEINKIYGYQAGDSVLKSIADSINKSLSKGSIFCRASGSKFAIMLPRVDFDDMIRLEKEIHKKVDDFCFYDKKNGIQTKHIQISSGIAHYPHTVDSYNLLYSQAEKIITGNKLYENLHTNIYKNLFDNIENVTGSSLEKELAIKMVLSIIDSKDHYTYGHSTRVMNLMAAFGEALSLDSFEVERLKVLSLLHDIGKVDLPAELLNKTTKLTYEEFEIIKKHTALGHNILKSLPDFCEYALIVRAHHERFDGKGYPDGLAGNEIPYYSRMLSLADAFDAMMSNRPYRKGMELAAVIKEIEDNFGKQFDPELANRFIDLVSNTEKHVVDIKVYQNANSEQNGVKIKVSALFE; the protein is encoded by the coding sequence ATGCATTTAAAAAAATCTTATAAGAAAAAGACAAAAGTTGTTATTATCAGTATTTTGTTATTAATCTACATAATATCATATCCACATGTATACGATATTATAACGGTTTTAAATGGTTCAGCACTATTGGCTCTCACCCTTAGCTTACCCTTGGTTGATGGTTATAGAGGGATGATCATTTCGATACTTTTTAATTTGGTAGTCGCAGCTACATCTTTTTTTAGAATTCTCGCTAACCCCCATACAATGTACTATGGACTTATGTTTACACAAATAAGCATTATTGTAGCCTCAATTATTATAGGTTTATTGGTTGAAAATTTAAATCAGAAACGTGCAGACATCGAAACATTGACCTTCAAAGATGTGACCACAGGGTTGCACAATAAAAAATATATGTTTAAATACTTGCATGAACTATCAGAAGCAGCAGACAAATCCCCTATAGGAATTTTGGTTTTTGATGTCTTCCCAATTGCTGAAATAAATAAAATATACGGATATCAAGCTGGTGACTCTGTTTTAAAAAGCATTGCTGATTCAATAAATAAAAGCCTCTCAAAGGGAAGCATCTTCTGCAGGGCATCTGGAAGCAAGTTTGCCATCATGCTCCCTAGAGTTGATTTTGATGATATGATTCGATTAGAAAAGGAAATACATAAGAAGGTTGACGATTTTTGTTTTTACGATAAAAAGAATGGTATTCAAACAAAGCATATCCAGATATCATCGGGAATTGCTCACTACCCACACACGGTTGATTCATATAATCTTTTATATTCTCAGGCAGAGAAAATAATAACCGGAAACAAACTTTACGAAAATTTGCATACGAATATTTATAAAAACCTTTTTGACAACATTGAAAATGTCACAGGTAGCAGTCTTGAAAAAGAGCTGGCAATAAAAATGGTACTTAGTATTATCGATTCAAAGGATCATTACACCTATGGACATTCTACACGGGTAATGAATCTTATGGCTGCATTCGGAGAAGCGTTGTCTCTTGACAGTTTTGAAGTTGAAAGGCTTAAGGTATTATCCTTGCTGCATGACATAGGAAAAGTAGATCTTCCGGCGGAATTATTAAATAAGACAACCAAGCTAACATATGAAGAGTTTGAAATAATCAAAAAACATACTGCCCTTGGGCATAACATACTTAAGAGCCTACCTGATTTTTGCGAGTATGCTCTAATAGTAAGAGCGCATCATGAACGTTTTGATGGCAAAGGATACCCCGATGGGTTAGCGGGCAATGAAATCCCGTATTATTCAAGAATGCTTTCTCTTGCAGATGCTTTTGATGCTATGATGTCAAATAGGCCTTATAGAAAAGGTATGGAGCTAGCAGCTGTTATAAAGGAGATAGAAGACAATTTCGGGAAACAGTTCGATCCGGAATTGGCAAATAGATTTATAGATTTAGTTAGCAACACTGAAAAACATGTCGTTGATATTAAGGTGTATCAAAATGCCAATTCAGAGCAAAATGGAGTAAAGATAAAAGTGTCTGCGTTGTTTGAATAA
- a CDS encoding ECF transporter S component → MNTTLKKLIYTSLMLALVFVATVVIAIPMPLGYVNLGDGAIYIAAALLGPKFGFLAAALGSALGDYYLGYLIYMLPTFLVKGAMGYVSGLMFEKSKYVQGVIAGFIILVAGYYIAEVIIYSNFISPLSSIPFNGVQGAVGAVVGYLFATKFKKIFSGKINF, encoded by the coding sequence ATGAATACTACACTTAAAAAATTAATCTACACATCCCTGATGCTTGCCCTTGTTTTTGTGGCTACAGTGGTAATAGCAATACCCATGCCTTTGGGCTATGTCAATCTAGGCGACGGAGCAATATACATTGCAGCCGCACTTCTTGGTCCCAAATTCGGATTTCTAGCTGCAGCTCTTGGCTCTGCATTGGGGGATTACTATTTAGGCTACCTGATCTATATGCTGCCCACCTTCCTTGTAAAAGGTGCTATGGGTTACGTTTCAGGGCTTATGTTTGAAAAGTCCAAGTACGTCCAGGGGGTAATTGCCGGTTTTATTATACTTGTAGCTGGATACTACATTGCAGAAGTTATAATCTACTCCAATTTCATTTCCCCATTGTCAAGCATCCCTTTTAACGGCGTCCAAGGGGCTGTAGGCGCTGTTGTAGGATATCTGTTTGCAACGAAATTCAAAAAAATATTTTCCGGCAAAATCAATTTCTAA
- a CDS encoding PLP-dependent aminotransferase family protein: MIDRFILDKKSGEKLYLQIYRHYKNEIMSGKIIKNEKLPSVRGLAKGLNVSKITIESAYNQLAAEGYIENIPRKGYFAVELKEYGFKKIPKQKRVNQAKKSYINTGVDKDSFDFKLWRKLYGWVIREKKDEIFDGGDLQGELLLRQEISRFISKSRGVYCTPDQIVIGSGSQYLLGIISGLIRESTQTVIVEDPGFVHARQTFEDYGFEIEPVSVDEEGIRTDLLYETKGNLAYLSPSHQYPMGTVMPIKRRLEVLNWAREKDILIVEDDYDSIIRYETEPIPSLQGLDEGEHVVYLGSFSKLLTPSIRISYMVLTRRLIETYNQNKNRFTQTASKLEQLTLGQLMKEGHFERHLRKINKIYYKKNIMIKERLKKKFGDQITIIGGNSGLHLIIQLNTQRAKEELENIFCANDILTEKIDSGTGNVGELILLTYSGIPLDTIEAIL; encoded by the coding sequence ATGATAGATAGATTTATACTGGACAAAAAAAGTGGAGAAAAACTTTACCTGCAAATTTATAGGCATTATAAAAATGAGATAATGAGCGGAAAAATTATTAAGAATGAGAAGCTCCCCTCCGTAAGGGGATTGGCTAAAGGGTTAAACGTAAGCAAGATCACAATAGAGTCTGCTTACAATCAACTTGCTGCAGAAGGATATATAGAAAACATTCCCCGAAAGGGCTATTTTGCAGTTGAGCTTAAGGAGTATGGATTTAAAAAAATCCCTAAGCAGAAACGGGTAAACCAGGCAAAGAAGTCATATATCAATACCGGTGTTGATAAAGACAGCTTTGACTTTAAGTTGTGGCGTAAACTGTATGGTTGGGTAATAAGAGAAAAAAAAGATGAAATCTTTGACGGCGGAGATCTACAAGGGGAGCTTCTGTTAAGGCAGGAAATCAGCAGGTTTATTTCCAAAAGCAGAGGAGTTTACTGTACCCCGGACCAAATAGTGATAGGATCGGGAAGCCAGTATCTTTTAGGGATAATATCCGGCCTTATCAGGGAATCTACTCAAACTGTGATCGTAGAGGATCCAGGTTTTGTTCACGCGAGACAGACTTTTGAGGATTACGGCTTTGAAATTGAGCCGGTAAGCGTGGATGAGGAAGGAATAAGAACGGATCTTCTATATGAGACCAAGGGAAATCTGGCATACTTAAGCCCTTCACACCAGTATCCTATGGGAACCGTAATGCCCATAAAAAGAAGACTCGAGGTACTAAACTGGGCGAGAGAAAAGGACATATTGATAGTAGAAGACGACTATGACAGCATAATAAGATACGAAACAGAGCCCATACCATCTCTTCAAGGTCTAGACGAAGGGGAGCATGTGGTGTATCTAGGTTCCTTTTCAAAGCTTTTGACGCCTTCAATCAGGATAAGCTATATGGTTCTTACAAGAAGATTGATTGAAACGTATAATCAAAATAAAAACAGATTTACTCAGACTGCATCCAAACTGGAGCAGTTGACCCTTGGCCAGTTAATGAAGGAAGGTCACTTTGAAAGACATTTGAGAAAAATTAACAAGATATACTATAAAAAAAATATCATGATAAAAGAGAGGCTCAAGAAAAAATTCGGTGACCAAATAACGATAATCGGAGGGAACAGCGGATTGCACCTGATTATTCAATTAAACACCCAGAGAGCAAAAGAAGAGCTGGAAAACATCTTCTGCGCAAATGACATTCTTACAGAGAAGATAGATTCAGGAACAGGAAATGTAGGGGAATTGATCCTTCTTACCTACAGTGGAATTCCGCTGGATACAATAGAAGCAATATTATAA
- a CDS encoding HAD family hydrolase has translation MLKNKKSVIFDLDGTLIDSLWVWRQIDELYLEKKGIICEDNLQEALNGKSFTEAAKFFKETFSMNESIEEISNDWIEMCLDVYVDEVILKEGALRFVQKVHSMGKSLGVGTSNNKKIAQQYLQSKNMTRYFSTIRTSCEVGKGKPNPDVFLKVAEDLNVRPDECLVFEDTLEGVMAAKNAGMEVAAVYDSAHVKFEDDIKSLADYYFENLLQAGAAI, from the coding sequence ATGCTTAAAAACAAAAAAAGTGTGATATTCGATCTCGACGGCACATTGATAGATTCTCTGTGGGTTTGGAGACAGATTGACGAATTGTACCTTGAAAAGAAGGGAATAATCTGCGAAGACAATCTGCAAGAGGCACTAAACGGCAAAAGCTTTACTGAAGCAGCAAAGTTTTTTAAAGAAACCTTCTCTATGAATGAAAGCATAGAAGAAATCAGCAACGACTGGATTGAGATGTGTCTAGACGTCTATGTGGATGAAGTGATTCTAAAGGAAGGTGCGCTTCGCTTTGTGCAAAAGGTCCACTCCATGGGAAAAAGCCTTGGCGTCGGCACCAGCAACAACAAGAAAATTGCCCAACAGTATCTTCAGTCAAAGAACATGACAAGGTATTTCTCCACTATCAGGACCTCCTGCGAAGTAGGAAAAGGCAAACCTAATCCTGATGTGTTCTTAAAGGTAGCAGAAGATTTGAATGTCAGACCTGATGAATGCCTTGTATTTGAAGATACCTTAGAGGGAGTCATGGCGGCCAAAAATGCCGGTATGGAGGTGGCCGCTGTTTACGACAGCGCTCATGTGAAATTCGAGGATGATATCAAGAGCCTTGCCGATTACTATTTCGAAAATCTTTTACAGGCCGGAGCCGCAATTTAA